Proteins from a single region of Companilactobacillus farciminis KCTC 3681 = DSM 20184:
- a CDS encoding DUF4430 domain-containing protein, which translates to MKRIAAFLVALLMLLGVFAPAAATPVQAKSTKNIKVTYVLKKNKKQIAKKTLTLKKNTTVAQGLKKGWKVTDKGGFISKIDGHKQNTKKKIYWTFTVNKKQVNVSADKKKLHNKDKVEFKLSKYNG; encoded by the coding sequence ATGAAAAGAATTGCTGCATTTTTAGTTGCATTATTGATGTTACTAGGAGTATTTGCTCCTGCTGCTGCAACACCTGTTCAAGCTAAGTCAACTAAAAATATCAAAGTGACTTACGTTTTGAAGAAGAATAAGAAACAAATTGCCAAGAAAACTCTAACTTTGAAGAAAAATACCACTGTTGCTCAAGGTTTGAAAAAAGGTTGGAAAGTAACTGACAAAGGCGGTTTCATTTCTAAGATCGATGGTCACAAACAAAATACTAAGAAAAAGATTTACTGGACTTTTACCGTCAACAAGAAACAAGTTAACGTTTCAGCTGACAAGAAGAAATTGCACAATAAAGACAAAGTCGAATTTAAGCTTTCAAAATATAACGGCTAA
- the dhaM gene encoding dihydroxyacetone kinase phosphoryl donor subunit DhaM, whose protein sequence is MKYGIVIVSHSSKIAAGVKDLISQAAPDLSITTAGETDEGEIGSSLEKIQAAVDDNTGDEILAFYDLGSSKMNLEMLIEMTDKTIHKYDVALVEGAYTAATLAQVDTPLAEIEKNLQPLIIK, encoded by the coding sequence ATGAAATATGGAATCGTAATAGTTTCTCATTCGAGTAAGATTGCTGCCGGCGTAAAAGACTTGATTTCTCAAGCAGCACCAGATTTATCAATAACGACAGCTGGAGAAACTGATGAAGGCGAAATTGGTTCTTCATTGGAGAAGATTCAAGCAGCTGTTGATGATAATACTGGCGATGAAATTTTAGCATTTTACGATTTAGGCAGTTCGAAGATGAACCTTGAAATGTTGATAGAAATGACCGATAAAACGATTCATAAATACGATGTAGCTTTGGTAGAGGGTGCTTATACCGCTGCCACTTTAGCTCAAGTTGATACTCCATTGGCTGAAATCGAAAAGAATCTTCAACCATTAATAATTAAATAA
- a CDS encoding aryl-sulfate sulfotransferase yields the protein MRRRVIFSLLPLLFISFLLVGCSQTSSNDSQVLSTAQIKKNIGSKLVNTREDKQATLTKTYQKAVKNKEYTLDNPYVKVNPYKTSPLTALVIFQTDQKAKVSYTVEGKTDSTDITNTVNGNSTTHQVPVVGLYANTTNNVKITVTYEDGTTDEKTIQIKTGSLPKYVKNAKITVSKNDKSKMDIGDNKLTIVNRTTKEPFAIDADGEVRWYSTDYSQHTIEQISNGHMLVLTKKNQDSLVYNDLIETDVLGRVYKEYTFSTKTKSNDSGNAKDEKTLIHHDLVELPNKDILATVSDGSKYKEDVMVQISHKTGKVVKVIDLKKILPSSMYKDYKAGSDGKVDWFHQNSVDYDESDNSIIISGRNQDMIMKLDYKTNKIVWIYSGKKKSSWPKKYRSKVLTPTKGTSITGGQHGLYLLDKGKNYEDVILYDNNIDVTNGDKKTSGKYSQAVQYHIDTKNMTIDQTWSYGKDLGKANFTSIIGYAERESNGNTLVDFGFKKNGEESNIIEVDSDGNQVFNVTIENAASKAYVYRAYRVPFYSSSYTFDVNK from the coding sequence TTGAGGAGGAGAGTAATTTTTTCTTTATTACCGTTATTATTTATCTCGTTTCTTTTAGTGGGATGTTCACAGACTAGTAGTAATGATTCACAAGTCCTATCTACAGCCCAGATAAAGAAAAATATCGGTTCGAAACTTGTTAATACACGTGAGGATAAGCAAGCGACGTTAACAAAGACTTATCAAAAAGCTGTTAAGAATAAAGAATATACTTTGGATAATCCATACGTGAAGGTTAATCCATATAAAACATCACCACTGACCGCATTAGTAATTTTCCAGACTGATCAAAAAGCGAAAGTTTCATATACTGTTGAGGGTAAAACTGATTCTACGGATATTACTAATACAGTCAATGGCAATTCAACGACTCATCAAGTACCAGTAGTAGGTTTGTATGCGAATACTACTAATAACGTAAAAATCACTGTTACTTATGAGGACGGCACGACTGACGAAAAGACGATTCAAATTAAAACTGGCTCGTTGCCAAAATATGTCAAGAATGCCAAAATAACCGTTTCTAAGAACGATAAGTCAAAAATGGATATTGGCGACAATAAACTAACTATCGTTAACCGTACGACCAAAGAGCCATTTGCAATCGATGCTGACGGAGAGGTTCGCTGGTATTCGACTGATTATTCACAACACACGATTGAACAAATTTCTAACGGTCACATGTTAGTTCTGACGAAAAAGAACCAAGATTCTTTAGTTTATAATGATTTGATTGAAACAGATGTCTTGGGTCGAGTTTACAAGGAATATACTTTCAGTACTAAGACGAAATCTAATGATTCGGGTAATGCTAAAGACGAAAAGACTTTGATTCACCACGATTTAGTCGAGTTGCCAAATAAAGATATTCTAGCTACTGTCAGCGATGGTTCGAAGTACAAAGAAGACGTTATGGTACAGATTTCTCATAAGACCGGTAAAGTAGTCAAAGTTATCGATTTGAAGAAGATTTTACCTAGTTCAATGTACAAGGATTACAAAGCTGGTTCCGATGGTAAAGTCGACTGGTTCCATCAAAATTCAGTCGATTATGATGAATCAGATAATTCGATTATTATTTCAGGACGTAATCAAGATATGATTATGAAACTAGATTATAAGACGAATAAAATTGTCTGGATCTACAGCGGTAAGAAGAAGTCGTCATGGCCTAAGAAATATCGTAGTAAGGTCTTAACACCTACTAAAGGAACTTCGATAACTGGTGGTCAGCACGGATTGTATCTTTTGGATAAAGGCAAAAATTATGAAGATGTGATCTTGTATGACAATAATATCGATGTTACAAACGGTGATAAGAAGACTAGTGGCAAGTATTCACAGGCTGTGCAATATCATATTGATACTAAGAATATGACGATTGATCAAACTTGGTCTTATGGAAAAGATTTGGGTAAAGCTAACTTTACTAGTATTATCGGTTATGCAGAAAGAGAATCTAACGGTAATACCTTAGTCGATTTCGGATTCAAGAAAAATGGTGAAGAAAGTAATATTATTGAAGTCGATTCTGATGGTAATCAAGTTTTCAACGTAACAATTGAAAATGCAGCTTCTAAAGCCTATGTTTACCGAGCATATCGAGTTCCATTCTATTCAAGTTCTTACACATTTGACGTTAATAAATAA
- a CDS encoding Cof-type HAD-IIB family hydrolase, whose translation MTIKLVATDMDGTFLTDEKTFDKPRFQKIYDYMLQNNIQFVSASGNQYDQLRNFFKDFPETLFVAENGALVGSHNEVFRSDIFSNDLKMRVIDLLNSLDDIQVIMCGEKSAYILNSSTPEFIKTSTFYFPTIKMVDDFKTVDDGVLKFSCNCPDDETELYMQKLADLIGPEVAIPTSGHGDIDVVRADVNKAYGLEYLANKLNIKPEEMCAFGDGGNDLEMLRYVGHSVAMENGSPIVLETAKYQTINNNQQGVIAHLEEIFGI comes from the coding sequence ATGACAATCAAATTAGTTGCAACCGATATGGATGGCACTTTCTTAACTGATGAAAAAACCTTCGACAAACCTAGATTTCAAAAGATTTATGACTATATGCTCCAAAACAATATCCAATTTGTTTCTGCCAGCGGCAATCAATACGATCAATTGAGAAATTTCTTCAAAGATTTCCCAGAAACTTTGTTCGTAGCTGAAAATGGTGCCCTAGTCGGTAGCCACAACGAGGTTTTCCGCTCTGATATTTTTAGCAATGATTTAAAGATGCGTGTGATTGACCTCTTAAATAGTCTGGACGATATTCAAGTAATCATGTGTGGCGAAAAATCAGCTTATATTTTGAACAGTTCTACACCAGAATTTATCAAAACTAGTACCTTCTATTTCCCAACAATCAAAATGGTCGACGACTTTAAAACAGTTGACGATGGCGTTTTGAAATTCTCTTGCAACTGTCCCGACGACGAAACAGAATTGTATATGCAGAAGTTAGCCGATTTAATTGGACCTGAAGTTGCTATTCCAACTAGCGGTCATGGTGATATTGATGTTGTAAGAGCTGATGTCAATAAGGCTTACGGTTTAGAATATTTAGCAAACAAACTAAACATTAAACCAGAAGAAATGTGTGCCTTCGGCGATGGTGGTAACGACTTAGAAATGTTGAGATATGTTGGTCACAGCGTTGCCATGGAAAATGGTTCACCGATTGTTTTAGAAACGGCCAAATATCAAACTATCAATAATAATCAACAAGGCGTCATCGCTCATCTAGAAGAAATTTTTGGTATATAA
- a CDS encoding cob(I)yrinic acid a,c-diamide adenosyltransferase, whose translation MKIYTRTGDKGKTRIIGNDVLYKSAQRIDSYGTVDELNSLVGVVIANLSDKTEVLKDELLEIQQLLFDCGTDLAVSPTDKKHEFIFKDDNGSVDWLEKKIDDYSAKVPVTKKFILPGGSKTAANLHMARTVTRRAEREIVALMQEEPINEFVLKFINRLSDYFFAAARFSNVLDGVEDIQYRNSKPVFR comes from the coding sequence ATGAAAATCTACACGAGAACTGGTGACAAAGGAAAGACCAGAATTATTGGCAATGACGTTTTATATAAATCAGCTCAAAGAATCGATTCTTACGGAACAGTGGATGAATTGAATTCATTGGTTGGAGTAGTGATTGCTAATTTATCCGATAAGACAGAAGTTTTAAAAGATGAATTATTAGAAATCCAACAATTACTGTTTGACTGTGGAACTGATTTGGCTGTTTCACCGACTGATAAGAAACATGAATTTATCTTTAAAGACGATAATGGTTCAGTCGACTGGTTAGAAAAGAAGATTGATGACTATTCAGCTAAAGTGCCTGTAACTAAGAAGTTTATCTTACCAGGAGGATCTAAAACGGCTGCTAATTTGCATATGGCAAGAACAGTAACTCGACGAGCAGAAAGAGAAATTGTTGCCTTGATGCAAGAAGAACCAATTAATGAATTTGTTTTGAAATTTATTAATCGCTTATCGGATTATTTCTTTGCGGCAGCGCGTTTTAGTAATGTGCTTGACGGTGTTGAAGATATTCAATATCGTAACAGTAAACCGGTTTTCAGATAG
- a CDS encoding ROK family protein, protein MTTEAELSTRQRNLLTVLNLLQQNDSQSAKNLSAQTGLSIVSINKLLDVLDSKHLIINGFLNTPGRRAKTYQLRADAGKLGIFQLVEIDGKIQITYFLCNLLGQVYLQKQAAKPLESLDYLLDFIKSMTAKQRPDKIIVGIPGVELNALLQISDVKSLQGINLTAAITTATGIDSLIVNDVNASTYGANKKSSHENITVGIYFPKNFGPGVGIVINNHLLHGADGLTGEIEFGTVSSDNKPQEIIQHLQNIISLLNPNLVIAYIEKLDLSDTQINHIKQTLDRKLPLHQNYSLSFDHNFEKDYLTGLIAIGRRQFLHDQILN, encoded by the coding sequence TTGACAACGGAAGCTGAACTATCTACCCGCCAAAGAAATTTACTAACAGTGCTTAACTTATTACAGCAAAACGATTCCCAATCGGCCAAGAACTTATCTGCCCAAACAGGTTTAAGTATCGTTAGTATCAATAAATTATTAGATGTATTAGACAGCAAACACCTCATCATTAATGGCTTTTTAAACACTCCTGGTCGACGTGCCAAAACTTATCAATTACGAGCTGATGCTGGTAAATTAGGAATCTTTCAATTGGTTGAAATTGACGGAAAGATTCAAATAACCTACTTTCTCTGTAATTTATTAGGACAAGTTTATCTACAAAAACAAGCTGCTAAGCCTTTGGAATCTTTGGACTACTTATTAGACTTCATCAAGAGCATGACTGCAAAACAACGTCCCGACAAGATCATTGTTGGCATTCCTGGTGTCGAATTGAACGCTCTTTTACAAATCAGTGATGTTAAATCATTGCAAGGTATCAACTTGACTGCAGCAATTACTACCGCTACTGGCATCGATTCTTTGATTGTTAATGACGTCAATGCTAGTACTTACGGCGCCAATAAGAAATCTTCCCATGAAAATATTACCGTTGGTATCTACTTCCCGAAAAATTTTGGTCCCGGCGTTGGTATTGTCATCAACAATCATTTGCTGCACGGTGCTGACGGTTTGACTGGTGAAATTGAATTCGGTACGGTCTCTTCAGACAACAAACCTCAAGAAATAATCCAGCACTTACAAAATATCATCAGTTTGCTCAATCCTAATTTAGTCATCGCCTACATCGAAAAATTGGACTTATCAGATACTCAAATCAATCACATTAAACAGACCCTCGACCGTAAATTGCCTTTGCATCAAAATTATTCATTGAGTTTCGATCATAACTTTGAAAAAGACTATTTAACCGGTTTAATTGCTATTGGCAGACGACAATTCTTACACGATCAAATCTTAAATTGA
- a CDS encoding energy-coupling factor transporter transmembrane component T has translation MNQLVFHFHKNTNNLAIFAYLVNVILISLLFNNPIIIVGVLVSLLVVAFFTRREKFKTYCKFSGLIFLVTVLFNLILNQRGNNLLLTIPFVKVTLESLSNGIILGISFVNLLWAFYLYDALIRIKVIFELLAKFFKSVAVVFVLTIKFIPQIIAIYRETKELNKFRVYEKPQKFDQKIKVTLELTEVVLNKAIANFMNVADALTLKGYEQRQQKIGKTDFKNSDWAILMIVLISVIVNLVLVILKIGKINFGSANLLIQTDVKVWLVMIFDSLLILLPLIIGGWTYLWWKYYVSKTTASNTTTVKDFR, from the coding sequence TTGAATCAATTAGTTTTTCATTTTCACAAGAATACTAATAATTTGGCGATATTTGCTTATTTAGTCAATGTCATCTTAATATCTCTGCTGTTTAACAATCCAATCATTATTGTTGGCGTGTTAGTTTCACTGTTGGTTGTAGCATTTTTTACACGCCGGGAGAAATTCAAAACGTATTGTAAATTCTCGGGGCTAATTTTCTTAGTGACTGTATTGTTTAATTTGATTTTGAATCAGCGTGGAAATAATCTTTTATTGACGATACCATTTGTCAAAGTCACGCTTGAATCGCTTAGCAACGGAATTATTTTAGGAATTTCTTTTGTGAATTTATTGTGGGCTTTTTATTTATATGATGCTTTGATTAGGATCAAAGTGATATTTGAATTATTGGCAAAGTTTTTTAAAAGCGTAGCCGTTGTCTTCGTTTTAACAATTAAATTTATTCCGCAAATTATTGCTATTTACCGTGAGACTAAAGAGTTAAACAAGTTTCGAGTCTATGAAAAACCGCAAAAATTTGATCAAAAAATCAAGGTAACCTTAGAACTTACGGAAGTGGTATTGAACAAGGCAATTGCTAATTTCATGAATGTGGCTGATGCATTGACTTTGAAAGGCTATGAGCAGCGACAACAAAAAATAGGAAAGACTGATTTTAAAAACAGCGATTGGGCAATTCTAATGATTGTTTTAATATCTGTGATAGTCAATCTTGTTTTAGTAATTTTAAAAATTGGCAAAATCAACTTTGGTTCGGCTAATCTACTTATTCAAACTGATGTTAAAGTTTGGTTGGTTATGATTTTCGATAGTTTATTGATTTTATTGCCATTGATTATAGGGGGATGGACGTACTTATGGTGGAAATACTACGTTTCAAAGACTACAGCTTCCAATACTACAACAGTCAAAGACTTTCGCTAG
- a CDS encoding sugar O-acetyltransferase: MRSQKDRMLAGDLYIADDPELAKDFHKAKRLLREYNQTTEYQEADRKKILDDLFKQSGQKIHIEPPFHTDYGCNTVIGENFYSNYDCIILDIANVKIGDNVMFGPRVGLYTAGHPIDGVIRNEYYEYGKPITIGNNVWVGGNVVVNPGVTIGDNVVIGSGAVVTKDIPSNVIAVGNPCKVLREINDQDKKYWEAEKQRYFEQ, from the coding sequence ATGCGTTCACAAAAAGACAGAATGTTGGCAGGGGACTTGTACATTGCTGATGATCCTGAACTTGCCAAAGATTTTCATAAGGCCAAACGATTATTGCGTGAGTACAATCAAACAACAGAGTATCAAGAAGCTGATCGTAAGAAAATTCTTGATGATCTCTTTAAGCAAAGTGGCCAAAAGATTCATATCGAACCGCCATTTCACACTGATTATGGTTGTAACACCGTTATAGGGGAAAACTTCTATAGCAATTACGACTGCATAATTTTGGATATTGCTAACGTCAAAATCGGTGACAATGTCATGTTCGGTCCCCGCGTCGGTCTTTATACGGCAGGACATCCAATTGATGGAGTTATTCGTAATGAATATTATGAATATGGCAAACCCATAACGATTGGAAACAATGTTTGGGTTGGAGGCAACGTAGTCGTTAACCCAGGTGTAACAATTGGTGATAATGTTGTCATTGGCTCGGGTGCTGTCGTAACTAAAGATATTCCCAGTAACGTTATAGCGGTCGGAAATCCTTGCAAAGTTTTACGTGAGATCAATGACCAAGATAAAAAGTATTGGGAAGCCGAAAAACAACGTTATTTTGAACAATAA
- a CDS encoding Cof-type HAD-IIB family hydrolase, giving the protein MIKLIAIDIDDTLLNSQNKITIQTKEALQKALQMGIKVVLCSGRPLAGVSPYLKELGISGDEQYVITYNGALVETVSGNIISKNVLDNDSYRKIASYATVNHMPYYVLDDDSNVYTSDHEVNRFAVIQAWENSAGVLIRTPDELDDDFEITKAAIVGEKEQLDQFEQPVKDQFSKDYYVVRAGGNFLEIMHQDVNKGSGLKKLAQALKISPDEIMAFGDEQNDIPMFKFAGTAVAMGNGSDLAKSYADYVTDTNDNDGIAKILAKKVF; this is encoded by the coding sequence ATGATTAAATTAATCGCTATTGATATAGATGACACACTTTTAAATTCACAAAATAAAATTACTATTCAAACAAAGGAAGCTTTGCAAAAGGCTCTTCAAATGGGAATCAAAGTTGTTCTTTGTTCTGGCCGACCATTGGCTGGAGTGAGTCCCTATCTAAAAGAATTAGGTATCAGTGGCGACGAACAATACGTAATTACTTATAACGGCGCTTTAGTTGAAACTGTCTCAGGCAATATCATCTCCAAAAACGTTTTAGACAACGACAGCTATCGAAAAATTGCCAGTTATGCCACTGTCAATCACATGCCATATTACGTTTTAGATGACGATAGCAACGTCTACACTTCTGATCACGAAGTTAATCGTTTCGCTGTCATTCAAGCTTGGGAAAATAGCGCTGGAGTTTTGATCCGTACTCCCGATGAATTAGATGACGATTTTGAAATTACCAAAGCTGCTATCGTTGGTGAAAAAGAACAACTTGACCAATTTGAGCAACCCGTCAAGGATCAATTCTCAAAAGACTATTACGTGGTTCGTGCTGGTGGCAACTTTTTGGAGATTATGCATCAAGATGTCAATAAAGGTAGCGGTCTGAAAAAATTAGCACAAGCACTCAAAATAAGTCCTGATGAAATTATGGCCTTTGGTGATGAACAAAACGATATTCCAATGTTTAAATTTGCGGGAACAGCCGTGGCTATGGGTAATGGTTCAGACCTTGCAAAATCCTATGCTGACTACGTTACCGACACCAATGACAACGATGGAATCGCCAAAATTTTAGCTAAAAAAGTTTTTTAA
- a CDS encoding metal ABC transporter permease gives MNGLNRKSTILLVLSLIVLILMAVFSSQNYLLFSFGFLIVTLGVYFWRFEKSQHNSKEIVFIAIICALAVVGRIIFAALPSVKPEIFILIMGAIVSGPETGFLMGTIIALTSNMYFGQGVWTPWQMFALGVIGLISGLMSDGVPKWLLVVWGFFSGFLMGWIMDIYYIVGYVDPITIKSIFTSIMASFYFDFVHALFTAVLLLFVGKRWIKLFNNYKRKYDLF, from the coding sequence TTGAACGGTTTGAATCGTAAATCAACAATCTTATTAGTATTATCGCTGATAGTTTTGATTCTTATGGCAGTTTTTTCTAGTCAAAATTATTTGTTATTCTCATTTGGCTTTTTAATTGTGACTTTAGGAGTTTATTTTTGGAGATTTGAGAAGTCTCAACACAATTCCAAAGAGATAGTCTTTATCGCAATAATTTGTGCATTAGCAGTTGTTGGTAGAATCATCTTTGCAGCTTTGCCATCAGTAAAACCAGAGATTTTTATCTTAATTATGGGAGCAATCGTTAGTGGTCCGGAGACTGGTTTTTTGATGGGAACGATCATTGCTTTGACATCTAACATGTATTTTGGACAAGGCGTTTGGACACCATGGCAGATGTTTGCTTTGGGCGTGATTGGCTTGATTTCCGGTTTAATGAGCGATGGCGTTCCTAAATGGCTTTTGGTCGTCTGGGGCTTTTTCAGTGGCTTTTTGATGGGTTGGATAATGGATATTTATTATATTGTCGGTTACGTTGATCCAATTACAATTAAGAGTATCTTTACGTCAATAATGGCCAGCTTTTATTTTGATTTCGTCCACGCATTGTTTACTGCCGTATTGTTGTTATTTGTGGGTAAACGGTGGATAAAGTTATTCAATAATTACAAACGAAAATATGATTTATTTTGA
- a CDS encoding MIP/aquaporin family protein, protein MNDSLTLQLVGEFVGTLILILLGDGVVAAVTLKKSKAEGSGWIAIALGWGLAVTLGVYCSAFLSPAHLNPAVTLGMAIAGVFPWSSVIPYMIAQTLGGVVGAIIVWLNYYPHWEETEDSSAILGVFATGPAIRNYFFNFLSEFIGTFVLVFALLAFTRGKFTEGLNPIVVGLLITAIGFSLGGTTGYAINPARDLGPRIAHQILPIANKGESDWAYSWVPILGPLAGGAVGAFLYLLIP, encoded by the coding sequence ATGAATGATAGTTTAACCTTACAGCTTGTAGGGGAATTCGTTGGTACGTTAATTTTGATTTTACTTGGTGACGGAGTTGTTGCCGCGGTTACATTGAAAAAATCTAAAGCCGAAGGTTCTGGTTGGATCGCCATTGCTCTTGGTTGGGGACTTGCAGTAACTTTGGGGGTTTACTGTTCAGCCTTCTTAAGTCCAGCCCACTTGAACCCAGCAGTTACGTTAGGTATGGCCATTGCCGGAGTATTCCCTTGGTCAAGCGTCATCCCTTACATGATTGCTCAAACCTTAGGTGGTGTCGTTGGTGCCATTATCGTTTGGCTCAACTACTACCCACATTGGGAAGAAACAGAAGATTCCAGTGCAATTTTGGGAGTATTTGCTACTGGACCTGCCATTAGAAATTACTTCTTTAACTTTTTAAGTGAGTTCATTGGTACATTTGTCCTAGTCTTTGCATTATTAGCTTTCACACGTGGTAAATTCACCGAAGGATTGAATCCTATTGTCGTTGGACTATTGATCACAGCTATCGGTTTCTCACTTGGTGGGACAACCGGTTATGCCATCAACCCAGCCCGTGACCTTGGACCAAGAATTGCTCACCAAATCTTGCCAATCGCTAATAAAGGAGAATCAGACTGGGCCTATAGTTGGGTTCCTATCTTAGGACCTTTAGCCGGTGGTGCTGTTGGTGCATTCTTATATCTATTAATTCCGTAA
- a CDS encoding ABC transporter ATP-binding protein: MVEILRFKDYSFQYYNSQRLSLDKINFALDKGDFVVMIGETGSGKSTLLKQLLPIADGKSSGSIETELLRDTNHFAYVSQFVDNQLIMETPRDELKFILDNQGQSNNEIGLRIAEIASFLGIINLLDEPVKNLSGGQKQLINLASALILKPQVLLLDEPTSQLDPIAAEKLLQMVHKVNVEFDMTIILVEHKLDQVIQYANRLVVMEASHLVVDQSTSAALQTIFNNPRYKNYLTQVDRLFLELRLPERVSLPLNNKELSSIIHHHQTELQFKDNEVPIQSDTELLSVNRLNFRFDYNGNEIVDNVSFKLMKGLSYCVVGPNGMGKTTLLKVITQQLQKQSGQILFAGQKITRDFYRNVFVLPQDPATLFAKDTVAKELEFQIELSQSQQKMSDVLEAFSLEGLENVSPYDLSGGQQEFLALALGFIKNPQILFLDEPTKGLDPNKRMELGRRLKEFQEKGGTVFVNSHDLLFAAQYFDRVAMMFDGKLSDFNRPQTFFSHRFFYTTEINKALRDIFPKALSWKDIERFES; the protein is encoded by the coding sequence ATGGTGGAAATACTACGTTTCAAAGACTACAGCTTCCAATACTACAACAGTCAAAGACTTTCGCTAGATAAGATCAATTTTGCCCTCGATAAGGGTGATTTTGTGGTGATGATCGGTGAAACTGGCAGTGGCAAAAGTACCTTGTTAAAGCAATTATTGCCGATAGCTGATGGTAAGAGTTCTGGTAGCATAGAAACCGAATTATTGCGGGATACGAATCATTTTGCCTATGTTTCACAGTTTGTGGATAACCAGTTGATTATGGAAACTCCTAGGGATGAATTGAAGTTTATTTTGGATAATCAAGGTCAGTCTAACAACGAGATAGGTTTGAGAATTGCCGAGATTGCTAGTTTTTTGGGAATTATCAATTTATTAGATGAACCAGTCAAGAATTTATCTGGTGGACAAAAGCAGTTGATCAATTTGGCGAGTGCGTTGATTTTGAAACCACAGGTTTTGTTATTAGATGAGCCCACGTCACAACTTGACCCGATTGCAGCTGAGAAGTTGTTGCAAATGGTCCACAAGGTTAATGTCGAGTTCGATATGACAATTATTTTAGTGGAGCATAAATTAGATCAAGTAATACAATATGCTAATCGTTTAGTTGTAATGGAAGCTAGCCATTTGGTCGTCGATCAAAGCACTAGTGCAGCTTTGCAAACTATTTTTAACAATCCTCGTTATAAAAATTATTTGACGCAAGTAGACCGGTTGTTTTTGGAATTACGATTGCCTGAAAGAGTCTCTTTGCCATTGAACAATAAGGAATTGAGTTCAATCATTCATCATCATCAAACCGAATTGCAGTTTAAAGACAACGAGGTTCCAATTCAAAGTGATACTGAGCTGCTTTCGGTAAATCGATTGAACTTTCGTTTTGACTATAATGGCAACGAAATTGTCGATAATGTCAGCTTTAAATTGATGAAGGGCTTATCTTATTGTGTAGTTGGCCCTAATGGTATGGGGAAGACGACTTTACTTAAGGTCATTACCCAGCAGTTGCAAAAACAATCTGGTCAAATCTTATTTGCAGGACAAAAGATAACGAGAGATTTTTATCGTAATGTTTTTGTGTTGCCACAAGATCCAGCAACTTTGTTTGCTAAGGATACGGTTGCCAAAGAATTAGAATTTCAGATTGAATTGAGCCAAAGCCAACAAAAAATGTCAGATGTTTTAGAGGCCTTTTCTTTAGAAGGATTGGAAAATGTCAGTCCCTACGATTTAAGTGGTGGTCAACAAGAATTTTTGGCATTAGCGCTAGGTTTCATCAAAAATCCTCAGATTCTATTCTTGGATGAACCTACGAAGGGCCTAGATCCTAATAAACGCATGGAATTAGGTCGACGGCTTAAGGAATTTCAAGAAAAGGGCGGGACAGTTTTTGTCAATAGTCACGATTTATTATTTGCAGCCCAGTATTTTGACCGAGTGGCAATGATGTTTGATGGCAAATTAAGTGATTTCAATCGTCCACAAACATTTTTCAGTCATCGATTTTTTTATACAACAGAAATAAATAAGGCTCTGAGGGATATTTTCCCTAAGGCTTTATCATGGAAGGATATTGAACGGTTTGAATCGTAA